In Ferviditalea candida, the DNA window ACGATCCGCTGCGAATAACTGGATACCACACTGAATTTGACCCGATTGGAACGGCAGTTGGGGCAAAAATAAGGTTTTTCCTGCATGCTTTCATCACCTCAATTGTTAGAGTATCCAGATTTAGATGATTTTACTAAACGCGATTTTCGAATTTTTATTTTGAAGGTCTATTGAAAAACGATGCGGACTTGGTTTAGAATATTTTCGTACAGAGCAAGAACCATCCTGCAGACCTATAACGACCTATCTTGAAAATTCACTTCGACTAAAAAACAATTCAATGTGAATTCTTCAAGGACGCATCGCTCGCCATTTTCATCACTCGCCGGTGCCATGGAAATGGCACTGATAATAAGGAAGCACCTTTTATCGATGACCCAAAATCATGGAGAAAGGTGTTTTTTTATATGTACGGAAAAGTAATCAGTTCCTGCGTAAACGGGATGAACGGCAGACTGGTTGAAGTTGAAATCGATCTTAGCAACGGTCTGCCGCAGATGAATATCGTCGGTCTGCCTGACAACTCCATCCGTGAATCGACCGATCGTGTCCGCTCCGCCATCAAAAACTGCAATTTCTCGTTTCCGATGGAAAGAATCACGGTCAATCTCGCTCCGGCCGATTTGCGGAAGGAAGGCTCCGCTTTCGATCTTGCGATCGCCGTCGGCATTCTTCAAACAAGCGGTCAAATTCATTTGGACGATCTGGAACGGACGCTATTCATCGGGGAGCTTTCCCTCGACGGCGGCCTCCGGCCGATTCCCGGCGTACTGCCGATGGTTCACGGCGCCCGTAATGAGGGGTTAGTCAAGGTGATGCTCCCCGTGCAGAATGCGGAAGAGGCCGCTCTTGTGGAAGGCATTGAAGTGATTCCAGTTTCGCATTTGCAGGATCTGAGCTCCGGGAAACTGAACGACCCGCCGACTAAATTATTTAATGAGGCTAATCATTTGCTTCATAAAACAAAAAAAGCCGAGAAGGGAATTCCGGCGATCCAGGAAGAGGATTTCAACGATGTGCTGGGGCAATACCAAGCGAAACGGGCTTTGATGATCGCCGCTGCCGGCATGCACAACATCATGTTGATCGGCCCTCCCGGCTCCGGGAAAACGATGCTGATCCGCAGGCTCCCGTCCATTCTACCGCCGCTTGACGATGACGAAGCGATGGATGTAACGAAAATTTACAGCATCGCCGGCAAATTGACCGATCGCTCAACCTTCATCCGAAACAGGCCATTTCGCGCACCGCACCATACGATCAGCCAAGCGGGACTGATCGGCGGTGGAAGTCCTCCGCTGCCGGGAGAAGTCAGTCTTGCTCATAAAGGTGTCTTGTTCCTGGATGAGCTTCCTGAATTTGCGCGCTCCGTCCTGGAGGTATTGAGACAGCCGCTTGAAGATCGCCGTGTTGCCATTTCCAGAGCACGGGGCATGTTTGTGTTTCCGACGGATTTCATGCTGGCGGCTACTATGAATCCTTGTCCGTGCGGATACTACGGCTCGGAGAGCGAAACCACACCTTGTACCTGCAGTCCGCACAAGATCAGCGCATATCGGGCCAAGATTTCCGGCCCCCTGCTGGATCGGATTGATTTGCATGTGGACGTGCCGCGCGTCGACTACAGGGAGCTCTCCCGACAGCCAATTTCAAGTAGAACAACATCCGAAATCCCGGCATTGGGATCGTCTCAAATCAGGCAGCAAATCCTTGCGGCCAGAGAGGTTCAATACTGGAGGTACGCCGGGGAAGCCATACATACAAACGGGGGACTTAACGGCAAATTGCTGAGAAAGCACTGCCGGTTGAAACCGGATGCCGAGCAACTACTGTTCCAATCGTTCCAAGCGCTGGGGATGAGCGTTCGCGCGCATGACCGAATTTTGAAAATCGCCCGAACCATCGCCGATCTGGAAGGCAGCGAACAAATTGATGACCGGCATCTGGCCGAAGCGATCCAATACCGCAATCTAGATCGCAAATATACGATGAGCTGATCCGATTTTGTAAAGCCAAGCCAAAGCCAAACAAGGGCTGCCGGGAAACCTGACAGCCCTTGAAACATGGCGTATGCAATTCTATTATTAGAACGGGAATTGTCTGTATTTGGTTTGTACCGAAACCCATTTGGTTTGCGTGAATTCTTCCACAATCCAGGGGTTTCCAAACCGTCCCAAACCGCTCGCCTTGCATCCTCCGAACGGGATGATCGGGCTGTCGTTAACCGTTTGGTCATTGATATGCGTCATTCCGCTTTCAATTTCCAAACCCAGCTTTTCGCCTTTTTCCAGATCGGTCGTAAAGATGGAAGAGCTTAAGCCGTATTCGGTATCGTTTGCAATCGCGATCGCTTCTTCATCGGTTTCAGCCTTGATAATCGTGGCGATCGGCGCGAACAGCTCCGTTTGGGCAATTTTCATGGAGTTTTTGACATTCGTAAATACGGTAGGCGTAACAATATTTCCGATGCGCGTGCCTTCCAATACTGCCGTTGCGCCTTCGCGCTTGGCTTCTTGGATATTATTGA includes these proteins:
- a CDS encoding YifB family Mg chelatase-like AAA ATPase — encoded protein: MYGKVISSCVNGMNGRLVEVEIDLSNGLPQMNIVGLPDNSIRESTDRVRSAIKNCNFSFPMERITVNLAPADLRKEGSAFDLAIAVGILQTSGQIHLDDLERTLFIGELSLDGGLRPIPGVLPMVHGARNEGLVKVMLPVQNAEEAALVEGIEVIPVSHLQDLSSGKLNDPPTKLFNEANHLLHKTKKAEKGIPAIQEEDFNDVLGQYQAKRALMIAAAGMHNIMLIGPPGSGKTMLIRRLPSILPPLDDDEAMDVTKIYSIAGKLTDRSTFIRNRPFRAPHHTISQAGLIGGGSPPLPGEVSLAHKGVLFLDELPEFARSVLEVLRQPLEDRRVAISRARGMFVFPTDFMLAATMNPCPCGYYGSESETTPCTCSPHKISAYRAKISGPLLDRIDLHVDVPRVDYRELSRQPISSRTTSEIPALGSSQIRQQILAAREVQYWRYAGEAIHTNGGLNGKLLRKHCRLKPDAEQLLFQSFQALGMSVRAHDRILKIARTIADLEGSEQIDDRHLAEAIQYRNLDRKYTMS